The Paraburkholderia fungorum genome window below encodes:
- a CDS encoding type II toxin-antitoxin system Phd/YefM family antitoxin: protein MEKRVSKAIFKSRACELFRHVEMMGETVVVTDRGQPTIEIRPYRSKDENPLELLRASIVHFDAHHASQPDPLETESQ, encoded by the coding sequence ATGGAAAAGAGGGTATCGAAAGCCATTTTCAAGTCGAGAGCATGCGAACTGTTCAGGCACGTGGAAATGATGGGCGAAACCGTGGTCGTCACCGATCGCGGACAACCCACCATCGAAATCAGGCCATACCGCAGCAAGGACGAAAATCCGCTTGAACTGCTGCGCGCGTCGATCGTGCATTTCGATGCCCATCACGCGTCGCAGCCGGACCCGTTGGAAACGGAAAGCCAGTAA
- a CDS encoding carbohydrate ABC transporter permease, which produces MKLSQLSNNKARYTGYAIVLAGAVLMFSPFYFMFVFATHTSSEIFSMPPPLWFGSAFLDNMASLMRHIPFWRNLGWSFYTATMQTVLTLLVTSMAGYAFAMYEFRFKKALFAVALTAMLVPPFLGMIPTFMTMNLLGWINEPRALYVPGAAAALGVFLMRQYVASAIPSELIEAARIDGCGEFRIYWSVVLPLLGPALGTLGLISFIQAWNNFLSALVVLRSPSMYTLPLALRILQSPTNSDWGAVMAGSAVAVIPLLVLFAFTSRRLIDGLTTGAVKA; this is translated from the coding sequence ATGAAACTGTCGCAACTGTCGAATAACAAGGCCCGCTATACCGGCTACGCGATCGTGCTGGCGGGCGCGGTGCTGATGTTCTCGCCGTTCTATTTCATGTTCGTCTTCGCGACGCACACGAGTTCGGAAATCTTCTCGATGCCGCCGCCGTTGTGGTTCGGCAGCGCGTTTCTGGACAACATGGCGTCGCTGATGCGGCATATCCCGTTCTGGCGCAACCTCGGCTGGAGCTTCTACACAGCGACGATGCAAACGGTGCTGACGCTGCTGGTCACATCGATGGCGGGCTACGCATTCGCGATGTACGAGTTCCGTTTCAAGAAGGCGCTGTTCGCGGTCGCATTGACGGCGATGCTGGTGCCGCCGTTCCTCGGCATGATTCCGACCTTCATGACGATGAACCTGCTGGGCTGGATCAACGAGCCGCGCGCGCTGTATGTGCCCGGCGCGGCCGCCGCGCTCGGCGTGTTCCTGATGCGTCAGTACGTGGCGTCGGCGATTCCGTCGGAATTGATCGAGGCGGCGCGTATCGACGGATGCGGCGAATTCCGCATTTACTGGAGCGTGGTGCTGCCGCTGCTCGGACCGGCACTCGGCACGCTCGGCCTGATCAGCTTCATTCAGGCATGGAACAACTTTTTGTCGGCGCTCGTCGTGCTGCGCTCGCCGTCGATGTACACGCTGCCGCTCGCGCTGCGTATCTTGCAGAGCCCGACCAATTCGGACTGGGGCGCGGTGATGGCGGGCTCGGCGGTCGCCGTGATACCGCTGCTCGTGCTGTTCGCTTTCACGTCGCGCCGACTGATCGACGGTCTGACGACCGGTGCGGTCAAGGCCTGA
- a CDS encoding type II toxin-antitoxin system VapC family toxin encodes MITLDTLALVCWLGRQKALSQAAHDAIDRELNGGEILISAISALEIAEFVKDGRLGLSMDARSWLSTFASMEGVRMVPVDTEIAIRAATLPPALTSHQRLIVATARTFGGALVTSDAKVRASTYVETIW; translated from the coding sequence ATGATCACGCTCGACACGCTTGCGCTGGTGTGTTGGCTAGGCAGGCAGAAGGCGTTGAGTCAGGCGGCACACGATGCAATCGATCGCGAACTGAACGGCGGCGAAATCCTCATCTCGGCGATTAGCGCGCTTGAAATCGCGGAGTTCGTGAAAGATGGCCGGCTCGGGTTGTCGATGGACGCCCGTAGTTGGCTGTCCACGTTTGCGTCGATGGAAGGCGTGCGGATGGTCCCGGTCGACACCGAGATCGCGATTCGCGCGGCCACGTTGCCGCCCGCGTTGACGTCGCATCAGAGATTGATCGTCGCCACCGCGCGCACTTTCGGCGGGGCGCTCGTCACCTCGGATGCCAAGGTGCGCGCCTCCACTTACGTAGAAACAATCTGGTAA
- a CDS encoding GH1 family beta-glucosidase translates to MSTYRFKEDFVWGVATSSYQIEGAANEDGRGASIWDTFCKVPGKVVRGENGDVACDHYHRLEQDLDMMAELGLQAYRFSIAWPRVQPDGRGAFNEKGLDFYERLVDGLLKRNIQPFATLYHWDLPQALQDSQNGWENRDTAYRFADYASKIGSVLGDRLASIATHNEPWCTAWLGNVTGYFAPGNESLKKAAHVAHHLLLSHGLALQALRADGVKVPLGIVLNQSSSDGATDSPEDQAAASLEYEKFVSWYMDPLFKGRYPAQALAWYGENGPQEVIRDGDFDIIGTPMDFLGVNYYTRIFASASGPKRPPGVLGFTDMDWEIYPQGLTELLTKLNADYHLPPIYITENGCAAKDVLDNGRVRDTDRISFFDLHLSALSDAAKKGVDVAGYFAWSLMDNFEWASGYDKRFGMVYVDYATQQRTPKDSALWYRDVIAQHAGVAASR, encoded by the coding sequence ATGTCGACATACCGGTTTAAAGAAGACTTCGTCTGGGGCGTAGCGACCAGTTCGTATCAGATCGAAGGTGCAGCGAACGAAGACGGCCGCGGCGCGTCGATCTGGGACACCTTCTGCAAGGTGCCGGGCAAAGTGGTGAGAGGCGAGAACGGCGACGTTGCCTGCGATCACTACCATCGTCTGGAGCAGGATCTCGACATGATGGCCGAACTGGGCCTGCAGGCGTATCGCTTTTCGATCGCGTGGCCGCGCGTGCAGCCGGACGGCCGTGGCGCATTCAACGAGAAGGGACTGGACTTTTACGAGCGTCTCGTCGACGGTCTGCTGAAGCGCAATATCCAGCCGTTCGCGACGCTGTATCACTGGGACCTGCCGCAAGCATTGCAGGACTCGCAAAACGGTTGGGAAAACCGCGACACCGCCTATCGTTTCGCAGACTACGCAAGCAAGATCGGCAGCGTGCTGGGCGACCGTCTGGCGTCCATCGCCACGCATAACGAGCCGTGGTGTACCGCGTGGCTCGGCAACGTGACCGGCTATTTCGCGCCGGGCAACGAGAGCCTGAAGAAAGCGGCCCATGTCGCGCACCACCTGCTGCTGTCGCATGGTCTCGCGTTGCAGGCGTTGCGCGCCGACGGCGTGAAGGTGCCGCTCGGCATCGTGCTGAACCAGTCGTCGTCGGATGGCGCGACCGATTCGCCTGAAGACCAGGCCGCCGCGTCGCTCGAATACGAGAAGTTCGTGAGCTGGTACATGGACCCGCTGTTCAAAGGCCGTTATCCGGCGCAAGCGCTTGCGTGGTACGGCGAGAACGGCCCGCAAGAGGTGATCCGCGACGGTGACTTCGACATCATCGGCACGCCGATGGACTTTCTCGGCGTGAACTACTACACGCGCATTTTCGCGAGCGCGTCGGGTCCGAAGCGTCCGCCGGGCGTGCTCGGCTTTACCGACATGGACTGGGAAATCTATCCGCAAGGCCTGACGGAACTGCTGACGAAGCTGAACGCCGACTATCACCTGCCGCCGATCTACATCACCGAAAACGGCTGTGCCGCGAAAGACGTGCTCGATAACGGTCGCGTGCGCGATACCGACCGCATCAGCTTTTTCGACCTGCATCTGTCGGCGTTGTCGGATGCGGCGAAGAAGGGCGTGGACGTCGCCGGTTATTTCGCGTGGAGCCTGATGGACAACTTCGAATGGGCGTCGGGTTACGACAAGCGCTTCGGCATGGTGTACGTCGATTATGCAACCCAGCAGCGCACGCCGAAAGACAGCGCGCTCTGGTATCGCGACGTGATTGCGCAGCACGCGGGCGTGGCGGCGTCGCGCTAA
- a CDS encoding LacI family DNA-binding transcriptional regulator: protein MTTRTPSSRMAKQTPTLEHVAKLAGVSQMTASRALNGRPGVSRETRDEIIRIASDIGYVVNRTAQKLSGGRNGIIGIITPTLDTQFSSELILGAGRAARGAGCEILVYTVFDEDRHPHHDLLGLIQQFSDGILAILPRESLCLEALANAKVPVVVVDQRGSTLTDFPSVSVDNYGGARLAVEHLAELGHKRIAFLAGNETIEGVRDRQRGYQDTLARLGLPREDALVAEGDLSQMMAFDVTFDLLNLADPPTAIFTANDQSAFGVIAAIREAGLRVPDDISVIGFDDIPMSEQFHPALTTIRQPFQQMARSAVNTLLAQIAGIGAASQRITLPAELVVRDSTGQVRTK, encoded by the coding sequence ATGACCACCCGGACCCCCTCGTCACGCATGGCAAAGCAGACCCCTACGCTCGAGCACGTTGCCAAGCTCGCTGGCGTGTCGCAAATGACCGCTTCGCGCGCACTGAACGGCCGTCCCGGCGTGTCGCGCGAAACGCGCGACGAAATCATCCGCATCGCGTCGGACATCGGCTATGTCGTCAACCGCACCGCGCAAAAGCTGTCGGGTGGCCGCAACGGCATCATCGGCATCATCACGCCGACGCTCGACACGCAGTTTTCCAGCGAACTGATTCTCGGCGCGGGCCGTGCGGCACGCGGTGCGGGCTGCGAGATTCTGGTCTACACCGTGTTCGACGAAGACCGTCATCCGCATCACGATCTGCTCGGGCTGATCCAGCAGTTCTCGGACGGCATCCTCGCGATTCTGCCGCGCGAGTCGTTGTGCCTCGAAGCGCTGGCTAATGCGAAGGTGCCGGTGGTCGTCGTCGATCAACGCGGCAGCACGCTGACCGATTTCCCGTCGGTTTCCGTCGACAATTACGGCGGCGCCCGCCTCGCAGTCGAGCATCTCGCGGAACTCGGTCACAAACGGATCGCGTTTCTCGCGGGCAATGAGACGATTGAAGGCGTGCGCGACCGGCAGCGCGGGTACCAGGACACGTTGGCCCGGCTCGGCTTGCCGCGCGAAGATGCGCTCGTCGCCGAAGGCGATCTGTCGCAAATGATGGCGTTCGACGTCACATTCGATCTGCTCAATCTCGCCGATCCGCCCACCGCGATCTTCACGGCGAATGACCAGAGCGCGTTCGGCGTGATCGCTGCGATTCGGGAAGCGGGCCTGCGCGTGCCGGACGACATCTCGGTGATCGGCTTCGACGACATCCCGATGTCGGAGCAATTTCATCCGGCGCTCACCACGATCCGCCAGCCGTTCCAGCAAATGGCGCGTTCCGCCGTCAATACGTTGCTCGCGCAGATCGCCGGGATCGGCGCCGCTTCGCAACGCATCACGCTGCCGGCGGAACTTGTCGTGCGCGACTCCACCGGCCAGGTCCGGACGAAGTAG
- a CDS encoding ABC transporter ATP-binding protein, giving the protein MGELVLRNVAKTYGEGPQVIQGIDLHIPDGQFTVFVGPSGCGKSTMLRMIAGLESVSGGDILIDGVRVNDLQPADRGISMVFQSYALYPHMTVAENMGFSLKLSGKSKREVSDAVGRAAEILQITHLLDRKPKALSGGQRQRVAIGRAIVRKPRVFLFDEPLSNLDAALRVQMRIELAKLHRELGTTMIYVTHDQVEAMTLGQKIVVFNKGHIEQIGAPLDLYDRPANRFVGGFIGSPQMNMLPATLVSQSESQTVVTLTGGSDQIVLPGRPDRAIAGELTLGVRPEYLGVGAPGEGLPARVELVEHLGDVSLLHAQLDGVGKPISLKLDKKDAQHAVGAHVGIKVAAASVTLFDAKGAAVAFEHREVGERAQAVA; this is encoded by the coding sequence ATGGGCGAACTCGTATTGCGTAACGTCGCGAAGACGTATGGTGAAGGACCACAGGTCATTCAGGGCATCGACCTTCATATTCCGGATGGTCAGTTCACGGTATTCGTCGGGCCGTCGGGATGCGGCAAGTCGACCATGCTGCGCATGATCGCCGGACTCGAATCGGTGAGCGGCGGTGACATTCTGATCGACGGCGTACGGGTCAACGACCTGCAACCCGCGGACCGTGGCATCTCGATGGTGTTCCAGAGTTACGCGTTATATCCGCACATGACGGTCGCGGAAAACATGGGTTTTTCGCTGAAGCTGTCGGGCAAATCGAAGCGCGAAGTGAGCGACGCGGTGGGGCGTGCCGCCGAGATTCTGCAGATTACCCATCTGCTCGACCGCAAGCCGAAGGCGCTCTCGGGCGGCCAGCGTCAGCGCGTCGCGATCGGCCGCGCGATCGTGCGCAAGCCGCGCGTATTTCTGTTCGACGAACCGCTGTCGAATCTCGACGCCGCGCTACGTGTGCAGATGCGGATCGAACTTGCGAAGCTGCACCGCGAACTCGGCACGACGATGATCTACGTCACGCACGACCAGGTCGAGGCGATGACGCTCGGCCAGAAGATCGTCGTGTTCAACAAAGGACATATCGAGCAGATCGGCGCGCCGCTCGACCTGTACGACCGGCCGGCGAACCGCTTTGTCGGTGGCTTTATCGGCTCGCCGCAAATGAACATGCTGCCCGCCACGCTCGTGTCGCAGAGCGAATCGCAAACGGTGGTCACGCTGACCGGCGGCAGTGACCAGATCGTCTTGCCGGGCCGCCCGGATCGCGCGATTGCCGGTGAGCTGACGCTCGGCGTGCGCCCTGAGTACCTCGGCGTCGGCGCGCCGGGTGAAGGGCTTCCTGCTCGCGTGGAACTGGTCGAGCACCTGGGTGACGTGTCGCTTCTGCACGCGCAACTCGACGGCGTGGGCAAGCCCATTTCGCTGAAGCTCGACAAGAAGGACGCTCAGCACGCTGTCGGCGCGCACGTCGGCATCAAGGTGGCGGCGGCGTCGGTCACGCTCTTCGATGCGAAAGGCGCTGCGGTGGCATTTGAACATCGTGAAGTGGGAGAGCGGGCGCAGGCCGTCGCCTGA
- a CDS encoding carbohydrate ABC transporter permease → MSLSLPTPEPGAHEGRVSDVRPPLAAPRRKSLVNPVKVAPYLFVAPFFLLFALFIAFPLLFSLYLSFQSWDATAGLASMKWVGLSNFMFTLTDPWYWKSLYNTAYMAIASGLPQHLIALPLAFFLQTAFRRWRNFVVGLYFLPFITSSVAIALIFSSLYSTDFGMINLAIAEIGKLPGLHWIVPAHRIEWLYNPANVKPAVSVVIFWRYVGWNTVLYLSALQTIPKDLYEAAKIDGANGWQQFTRITIPLIKPMIFFAVTLSIIGGLQLFEEPFILLPNEGMGTSQSGLTTAVYMYRTAFHDGDFGTASSIAWLLFITIAALMWLNTRIFHRSGMNEEGQR, encoded by the coding sequence ATGAGCTTGTCACTGCCCACACCCGAGCCGGGCGCCCATGAAGGGCGCGTGAGCGACGTGCGGCCGCCGCTCGCGGCGCCGCGCAGAAAATCGCTGGTCAATCCAGTGAAGGTCGCGCCTTATCTGTTTGTCGCGCCGTTCTTTCTGTTGTTCGCGTTGTTCATCGCGTTTCCGCTGCTGTTCTCGCTGTACCTGTCGTTCCAGAGCTGGGACGCAACAGCGGGGCTCGCCAGCATGAAGTGGGTGGGCCTGTCGAACTTCATGTTCACGCTGACCGACCCGTGGTACTGGAAGTCGCTGTACAACACGGCGTACATGGCGATCGCGTCGGGTCTGCCGCAACATCTGATTGCATTGCCGCTCGCGTTTTTCCTGCAGACCGCATTCCGGCGCTGGCGCAATTTCGTCGTCGGGCTGTATTTTCTGCCGTTCATCACGTCGAGTGTGGCGATTGCGTTGATCTTCTCGTCGCTGTATTCGACCGACTTCGGCATGATCAATCTCGCTATTGCCGAGATCGGCAAATTGCCGGGGCTTCACTGGATCGTGCCCGCGCATCGCATCGAGTGGCTGTATAACCCGGCCAACGTCAAACCGGCGGTGTCGGTGGTGATCTTCTGGCGTTATGTCGGCTGGAATACGGTGCTTTATCTGTCGGCGCTGCAAACCATTCCGAAGGATCTCTACGAGGCCGCGAAAATCGACGGCGCGAACGGCTGGCAACAGTTCACGCGCATCACGATTCCGCTGATCAAGCCGATGATTTTCTTCGCGGTGACGCTCTCCATTATCGGCGGCCTGCAACTGTTTGAAGAGCCGTTCATCCTGCTGCCGAATGAAGGCATGGGCACGAGTCAGTCGGGTCTGACGACGGCGGTCTACATGTACCGCACGGCATTTCACGACGGCGACTTCGGTACGGCGAGTTCGATTGCGTGGCTGCTGTTCATCACCATTGCCGCGCTGATGTGGCTCAACACACGCATCTTTCACCGCAGCGGCATGAACGAGGAGGGACAGCGATGA
- a CDS encoding type II toxin-antitoxin system Phd/YefM family antitoxin, with amino-acid sequence MEKRVSKAIFKSRACELFRQVEMLGETVVVTDRGQPTIEIRPYRSKQENPLELLRASIVHINMKHPAVPTALEQEER; translated from the coding sequence ATGGAAAAGAGAGTATCGAAGGCCATTTTCAAGTCGCGCGCATGCGAACTGTTCCGGCAAGTGGAAATGCTGGGTGAAACCGTGGTCGTCACCGACCGGGGACAACCCACCATTGAAATCCGGCCCTACCGGAGCAAGCAGGAAAATCCGCTCGAACTGCTGCGCGCGTCGATCGTACACATCAATATGAAACACCCGGCTGTTCCAACGGCGTTGGAACAGGAAGAGCGATGA